The DNA window GAACGGGTCAGCACGGAGCtgttttttctccagctggatTCCTTGttctttgctgcagtttttGTTATACAGCTCTTACTTCAAGTGGGCAGCCCTGGCCTGATATGAGCTTCCCAGGGTTGGTCAGAGAAGGGAATGCAAAACATCTGCAACAAGCagtggttttattaaaaatatgaaggcTTTCAAACATGCCAGTTACCCCTTCCGCTCTGAACATATTGCTCACTGGACCCACAATCCCGACAGCCCTGGACTGATCGTTTGGAAAGCCAGACAGACCCCACCGCCTTTCCTGTCTTTGCCCACCCTCCTCTCACCCCGGCAATGGAAGGGGCTCAGTTTAAAGCCAAGGGACTGGGCAGCCACCCGCAGAGTCCCAGCTCCCCGCTGCTGCCCGCTCAGATGCCCCGGATGCTGATGTTTTCATAGCTGGGGGGAGGCGTTGCCTGCAGCTCCCCGAGGCGCTGGGTCTCCAGCCAGGATGGGCTGGGGCGGAACAAGGCGCTGTCGGAGGAGCTGCGCCGGCGGCCACCCTGCCAGCTGTCATCCTCCTCCAGGTAGCGGTACAGGGGTGGTGTgagctcctccttcctcctcggAGGCTGGACATAGGCTGGAGCGCTATGGGCAGGTCTGCAGGTCAGAGCTTCTTCATAGGTGGGGATGGCGCTGGCATCCCAGGTGCTGtgagagaagaagaagaaacccAGCAGCACACCCTGTCAACCAGAGCATCCCAGCACCCATCAACTGGAGCATCCCAGTGCCCTATCAATCCCATCAGCTGGAGCATCCCTGAGCATGATAGACATGTGTGTGCTCGGGAAAGCACATGAGCAGGTTCTGCATGCCCAGAGTCAAGGGAAGACCATgtcagctgcttcccagcaccAGGAGGGTGGGGAACCACACAGAAGGAAGGGCATGATCCATCAGACCTTGCAGCAAGGCAACGTTGCCCAGTTCCCACTGAGTTTATTAACCCCTCACCCAAGAAGAGGAACgcagcctggcagggcagctTCAAAGAGCTGCCACGTCTGGCATTAAGAGCTACAACTGTACGTGTGGCTGACCACGAAGCAGCAGAGGTGCTGGCTCTCAAGACATCTGCTCCCCCCATTCTGCACCACactgcttcccacgggcaggaGTGCATCCTCATCACCTGCCTAACCCCAAAGTCACCCCATGAAGCAcaaaggctgccagcagctgagTGAGCAGTTTGGCACAAGCAGCCAGGCGAGAGCCAGGTGTCCTGGTTCAATGTGGTTGCACCCCACCCTTGTGCCTGCCAGAGCTCTCCATGCACCAGCCAAGCCTGGTGCCACTTCCAGCAGCGCTTCACTGAGCAAATGCAGCTTGTGTACAGGGAAATCCTCCACCCAATCTTTGCCCTGCGCACAGCCCCACACGCCACCCTACAAAATGGCGCAGCCCCGAAGATGGGGAAGCTTTGAAATCGACAACCATCCACTTGCTTTTGCAGATGAAAACCCAGCAAGTCATGCCTGGGGAGGCCACAGGCATTGGAGGGGCACAGCTGGTCTGAAGGGAAAGCTGCCTTGCTCTGCAGGTATGCCTCTATCCCAAATTCAGCAACCGCTTGTCCCAGACCTACTGTCCTGGGCATCCGCAGCTGTGCCTTTTGCCAAACAGCCTCATCTTGCAAAGGGATGCTGCCTTGGAAATGCAGAGAGGGCGGTTTCTCCCAGCACAGGATGTCATGCCGCCAACCCTCTGCGGAGCAGCGTTTTCTGCTTTGGAGGGCTTTGCTGTGCGaatgccagcacagctggggctgcaggagctgctgctgcacgaGCAATGGTGGGGTAATGCCTTCCCATCCAGCACAGGAGCTGGGAGCTCCAAGAAGGGGACATTCCCCATGGGGGACACAGCAAAGCCCTCTGTGGGAAGAGGAAGCTCCCCCCAGACTGCCCAGACCAGTTTACAATCTCACCCCCAAATATTCAGATGGGCACCAAAACCCCCAGAGAACCAGGAACGTGCCTCTCACCCCGACTGAATTTTTATGGTTTAATATTCTTAAGAGTTTCTTTTAGCTGCTTTTCCCCAGAGCCTGATCTATGCCGAAGCCAGGATCTTTGCTGTGACCCCATAAAACAGCATTGGGAAGGGCTGGCTGGCGCGGTTTCCACAGTGGTCTCTGGAAAAAACCCCTTTTGATCATAAAACTTTTAAATCAAGAAGTGGGAATAAATCTCAGACTCACACAGGAAGAGTCTGGTGACCTGACAAGCAGCAGTggtgtttgggggggggtgaggggtCTTTCCCAAAATGGGCTTCGTAGTGTAAGAGAACAACCCCCCTTTGCAAAGAAGGGGTATTGTAAAGGGACCCTCCACCTGCACTCCCATCTGAATGTCAACCCAAGGATTATCATcttcctactttttttcttttaactcccTTTTAACATAgattttgtttccattaaagATGGCACCAACCCCATCACCAACCCCATCATCCTCACAGAGCACTGCAGACCTGTGGCACCGGGGAAGGTTTCTACAGCTGGAGGTCCGGatgttccccccacccccagattCAGGCTCTCTGCCAGAAAACCAATGCGGACTTCTGCTCGGTGGCTCTGCTAAGGAGATGTGTGCCTTGGCCAGTGATGGCCCTGCAGGGCAAGGAGAGCCATCTGCGGctcagctggctgcaggagcagccagcGTGGGCACAGAGAGtccctgcagggaggggagggtgtGGGGGCTCAGGCGAGGGTTGACACTAATGAGcaagagctgctgctcagggagcaggaggagagcaCAGAACAGGGGATGAGCAGTGGCCGACAGCACAGCAGCTTTACTGCTCATCTGAGCTCGCCTGTGAGCAAGCCTAAGAGCAGGTTTAGGTACATGGGCATACCAGGACAGTCAAACCCACCCTTGACTTCTTCCCACCCAAGCACCGCGCGGGGACATGGCACCCACCTGCAGTTCCACTTCTCCAGAGGCTCCGCAGTGAAGTACTGCAGGTCCCTGGGGAAATGGTACTGGTAGCGGCGGGAGACCACCCTGGCGTTGGCTTTCACAGACCAGAGGAGCccgaagaggaggaggatgccaCCAATGCCGCAGCAGAAGAAGCTG is part of the Phalacrocorax aristotelis chromosome 6, bGulAri2.1, whole genome shotgun sequence genome and encodes:
- the TMEM61 gene encoding transmembrane protein 61 is translated as MAAASFRYGMTITGAVLLVTGTLCFAWWSDGEVGAPASSGARLLPPQEAEAVPSSSSSALLRSVSFFCCGIGGILLLFGLLWSVKANARVVSRRYQYHFPRDLQYFTAEPLEKWNCSTWDASAIPTYEEALTCRPAHSAPAYVQPPRRKEELTPPLYRYLEEDDSWQGGRRRSSSDSALFRPSPSWLETQRLGELQATPPPSYENISIRGI